From Tripterygium wilfordii isolate XIE 37 chromosome 16, ASM1340144v1, whole genome shotgun sequence, one genomic window encodes:
- the LOC119980528 gene encoding PLASMODESMATA CALLOSE-BINDING PROTEIN 3-like codes for MAAFVVLLLVLAMTGHSSGTWCVCKIGGGDSVLQKTLDYACGAGADCNPTHQNGPCFNPNTVKAHCDYAVNSYFQKKGQAQGSCDFGGTAMVSTSDPSTQACSYPSSASSVNTGTTGVPVATNTPGTSTTPGTTTPFGATPSSGGVLGGVGTNTGVGPSGAGINTDESHGGLKLEYSAMFSSSLAILVSGLMLLLGLREGRS; via the exons ATGGCTGCTTTTGTAGTTCTATTGCTGGTTTTAGCCATGACTGGCCATTCAA GTGGCACATGGTGTGTGTGCAAGATTGGAGGTGGTGACTCAGTCCTTCAGAAAACATTGGACTATGCTTGTGGAGCTGGGGCTGACTGTAACCCTACCCATCAAAATGGTCCTTGTTTCAACCCCAACACTGTGAAGGCACATTGTGATTATGCTGTTAACAGCTATTTCCAGAAGAAAGGGCAGGCCCAAGGATCCTGTGATTTTGGTGGTACTGCTATGGTTTCCACATCTGACCCTA GCACACAAGCCTGTTCTTACCCTTCTAGTGCTAG TTCTGTGAATACCGGCACGACAGGCGTCCCGGTAGCTACAAACACCCCAGGTACCTCCACCACACCAGGAACCACAACCCCTTTTGGTGCAACCCCATCTAGTGGAGGAGTGTTAGGAGGGGTTGGTACTAACACCGGCGTAGGTCCATCAGGAGCTGGTATCAACACGGACGAGAGTCACGGCGGGCTTAAACTTGAATACTCTGCTATGTTCTCTTCCTCTCTAGCCATCTTGGTTTCAGGGTTGATGCTTTTGTTGGGTTTAAGAGAGGGTCGATCATAG